One part of the Bradyrhizobium sp. CB1650 genome encodes these proteins:
- a CDS encoding acyl-CoA synthetase encodes MTHPSVYAKTTPDKIAYQMAGTGRAITYRELDELSNQGAQLFRSLGLKAGDHIALLMENRLAFMEICWAAQRSGLYYTAISRYLKQDEIDYIIKDCGAKVVITTPKCADQIKDLIKDAPGEPVFYMMDDPLAGFRSYDREAATQPTTPIADEVAGYDMLYSSGTTGRPKGIKKAFEGNRIDVPNAFLRVLCADMCGMNAESTYLSPAPLYHAAPLRFNMMAIVLGGTSIIMEHFDAEDFLKLVEKYKVTQSQLVPTMFVRMLKLPDEIRTKYNVSTLKGAIHAAAPCPIDVKASMIEWWGPILIEYYAGSEGNGVTVCNSKDWLEHRGSVGRAVVGKIKILDENDEEQPAGEIGAVYFADAPAFTYHNDPEKTKKAYNAKGWSTLGDVGYLDKDGFLYLTDRKSYMIISGGVNIYPQETEDVLISHPDVADVAVFGVPNAEMGEEVKAVVQPHDMKRAGKELEDDLIAYCKSRLSAIKCPRSVDFEAELPRTPTGKLVKRHLRDRYWPKTTVKI; translated from the coding sequence ATGACTCACCCGTCCGTCTACGCGAAGACCACGCCCGACAAGATCGCCTACCAGATGGCCGGGACCGGCAGGGCGATCACCTATCGCGAGCTCGACGAGCTTTCGAATCAAGGCGCGCAGCTCTTCCGCTCGCTGGGGCTGAAAGCCGGCGACCACATCGCGCTGTTGATGGAAAATCGCCTCGCCTTCATGGAGATCTGCTGGGCCGCGCAACGCAGCGGGCTCTATTACACCGCGATCAGCCGCTACCTGAAGCAGGACGAGATCGACTACATCATCAAGGATTGCGGCGCCAAGGTCGTGATCACCACGCCCAAATGCGCCGACCAGATCAAAGACCTGATCAAGGACGCACCCGGCGAGCCCGTCTTCTACATGATGGACGATCCGCTGGCCGGCTTCCGCTCCTACGACAGGGAAGCGGCCACACAGCCGACGACGCCGATTGCCGACGAGGTCGCCGGCTACGACATGCTGTATTCGTCGGGCACCACGGGCCGGCCCAAGGGCATCAAAAAAGCCTTCGAAGGCAATCGGATCGACGTGCCGAACGCATTCTTGCGCGTGCTGTGCGCCGACATGTGCGGCATGAATGCCGAAAGTACATACCTCTCGCCGGCGCCGCTCTATCACGCGGCCCCGTTGCGCTTCAACATGATGGCGATCGTGCTCGGCGGCACCTCCATCATCATGGAGCATTTCGACGCCGAAGATTTTTTGAAGCTGGTCGAGAAGTACAAGGTGACGCAGTCGCAGCTCGTGCCGACCATGTTCGTGCGCATGCTGAAACTGCCGGACGAAATCCGCACGAAGTACAACGTCTCGACGCTGAAGGGCGCGATCCACGCCGCCGCGCCCTGCCCGATCGACGTGAAAGCAAGCATGATCGAATGGTGGGGGCCGATCCTGATCGAGTACTATGCGGGCTCGGAAGGCAATGGCGTCACCGTGTGCAACTCGAAAGACTGGCTGGAGCATCGCGGCAGCGTCGGCCGCGCGGTGGTCGGCAAGATCAAGATCCTGGACGAGAACGACGAGGAGCAGCCGGCCGGCGAGATCGGCGCGGTCTATTTCGCCGATGCGCCGGCCTTCACCTATCACAACGACCCCGAGAAGACGAAGAAGGCCTACAATGCCAAGGGCTGGTCGACGCTCGGCGATGTCGGCTATCTCGACAAGGACGGCTTCCTCTATCTCACCGACCGCAAGTCCTACATGATCATCTCGGGCGGGGTGAACATCTACCCGCAGGAGACCGAGGACGTGCTCATCTCCCATCCCGACGTCGCCGATGTCGCCGTGTTCGGCGTGCCCAACGCGGAAATGGGCGAGGAAGTGAAGGCGGTGGTGCAGCCGCACGACATGAAGCGCGCGGGCAAGGAGCTGGAGGACGATCTGATCGCCTACTGCAAGAGCCGCCTCTCCGCGATCAAATGCCCGCGCTCGGTTGATTTCGAAGCCGAACTGCCACGCACGCCGACCGGCAAGCTGGTGAAGCGCCACCTGCGCGACAGATATTGGCCGAAGACGACGGTGAAGATTTAA
- the mbfA gene encoding iron exporter MbfA translates to MKSFAELTEREVLAVAISSEEEDSRIYMTFAEDLRERYPDTAKIFEQMAEEERGHRHRLLKLYEERFGPHLPPIRREDVKGFLRRRPIWLTKNLPLDTIRKEVETMELEAERFYAKAAEQADDVGVRRLLGDLAEEEKHHENRAIALTDEILKPDVRAEEDRTRRRMFVLQYVQPGLAGLMDGSVSTLAPLFAAAFATHHNWQTFLVGLAASIGAGISMGFAEALSDDGSLTGRGSPWLRGITCGAMTTLGGLGHTMPYLVPDAWPNAFWIATVIACIVVFFELWAIAFIRARYMDTPFLQAVFQIVLGGAIVLGVGILIGAA, encoded by the coding sequence GTGAAGAGCTTTGCCGAACTGACCGAGCGCGAGGTGCTGGCGGTCGCGATTTCCTCCGAGGAGGAAGACAGCCGCATCTACATGACCTTCGCCGAGGACCTCCGGGAGCGATACCCGGACACGGCCAAGATCTTCGAACAAATGGCCGAGGAGGAGCGCGGTCACCGGCATCGCCTGCTAAAACTCTACGAGGAGCGCTTCGGCCCACACCTGCCGCCGATCCGCCGCGAGGACGTCAAGGGCTTCCTGCGCCGCCGCCCGATCTGGCTGACAAAGAACCTGCCGCTCGACACGATCCGCAAGGAGGTCGAGACCATGGAGCTCGAGGCCGAGCGGTTTTACGCCAAGGCCGCCGAGCAGGCCGACGATGTCGGCGTGCGCCGCCTCCTGGGTGATCTCGCCGAGGAGGAGAAGCATCACGAGAATCGCGCAATCGCGCTCACCGACGAGATCCTCAAGCCCGACGTGCGCGCCGAGGAAGACCGCACGCGGCGGCGGATGTTCGTGCTGCAATATGTGCAGCCGGGACTCGCCGGGCTGATGGACGGCTCGGTCTCGACGCTGGCGCCGCTGTTCGCCGCCGCCTTCGCCACACACCATAACTGGCAGACCTTTCTGGTCGGCCTCGCCGCCTCGATCGGCGCGGGCATCAGCATGGGTTTTGCGGAAGCGCTGTCCGACGACGGTTCGCTGACCGGGCGCGGCTCGCCGTGGCTTCGCGGCATCACCTGCGGGGCTATGACGACGCTCGGCGGACTCGGCCACACCATGCCCTATCTCGTGCCGGATGCCTGGCCCAACGCGTTCTGGATTGCCACAGTGATCGCCTGCATCGTCGTGTTCTTCGAATTGTGGGCGATCGCGTTCATCCGTGCGCGCTACATGGATACGCCGTTTCTTCAGGCCGTATTCCAGATCGTGCTGGGCGGCGCCATCGTGCTCGGCGTGGGCATATTGATCGGGGCGGCCTAA
- a CDS encoding amidase gives MAKSEWSFKSAVELSAALTAKKVSAVELTQDAIDRIERHDGKVNAICVRDFDRALAAAREADAALAHGERKPLLGLPMTVKESYNIAGLPTTWGIPAQKNFIAEEDALPITRVKDAGTVILGKTNVPLGLGDWQSYNDIYGTTNNPYDLGRTPGGSSGGSSAALAAGYGPLSIGSDIGGSLRVPAFHCGVYAHKPTFGLVAMRGHTPPPLPPLPFERDLSVIGPMARSAADLSLLLDVMAGPDPLDAGKAYRLDLPAARHNALKDFRVLVIDTDPVLPTDTAVRATINTLAEGLAKAGVRIARTSPLLPDFAAFSRLYMRMLMAFLGATFAPDIYAGAKTAAAALPESDNSLAAERLRGIALSHRDWQVANGGRTRLRAQWRELFKTFDAVICPIMPTPAYPHDHSPEQEQRRIKIDGEEHVYPDQLAWPGIATLPGLPSTAIPTGFAPDGLPVGVQIVGPWLEDRTPLKLAELIEREFGGFTPPPLFDD, from the coding sequence GTGGCCAAATCGGAATGGAGTTTCAAGAGTGCGGTCGAACTGTCGGCCGCATTGACTGCGAAGAAGGTCTCCGCGGTCGAGCTCACGCAGGACGCGATCGACCGCATCGAACGACACGACGGCAAGGTCAACGCGATCTGCGTCCGCGACTTCGACCGTGCGCTCGCTGCGGCGCGCGAGGCGGATGCGGCGCTGGCGCACGGAGAGCGGAAGCCGCTGCTCGGCCTGCCTATGACCGTGAAGGAATCCTACAACATCGCCGGCCTGCCGACGACCTGGGGCATTCCCGCGCAAAAGAATTTCATCGCCGAGGAAGACGCGCTGCCGATCACACGGGTGAAGGACGCCGGCACCGTGATCCTCGGCAAGACCAACGTGCCGCTCGGCCTCGGTGACTGGCAGAGCTACAACGACATCTACGGCACCACCAACAATCCTTACGACCTGGGCCGCACGCCCGGCGGCTCGTCCGGCGGGTCGTCAGCCGCGCTTGCCGCGGGTTATGGTCCGCTGTCGATCGGCTCCGACATCGGCGGCTCGTTGCGCGTGCCGGCTTTCCATTGCGGGGTCTATGCGCACAAGCCCACCTTCGGACTGGTCGCGATGCGCGGCCATACGCCGCCGCCGCTGCCGCCCCTGCCGTTCGAGCGCGACCTGTCGGTGATCGGCCCAATGGCGCGCAGCGCCGCCGACCTCTCGCTGCTGCTGGACGTGATGGCCGGCCCCGATCCGCTGGATGCGGGCAAGGCCTACCGGCTCGACCTGCCGGCGGCGCGGCACAATGCCTTGAAGGATTTCCGCGTGCTGGTGATTGACACCGATCCGGTGCTGCCGACCGACACGGCCGTGCGCGCGACCATCAACACTCTGGCCGAGGGTCTTGCCAAGGCCGGCGTCAGGATCGCGCGCACCAGTCCGCTGCTGCCGGATTTCGCTGCGTTCTCGCGGCTCTATATGCGCATGCTGATGGCGTTCCTGGGCGCGACCTTCGCGCCCGACATCTATGCCGGCGCCAAGACCGCCGCGGCGGCGCTGCCGGAGAGCGACAACAGTCTTGCCGCGGAGCGACTGCGCGGCATCGCGCTCAGCCATCGCGATTGGCAGGTGGCCAACGGCGGACGCACCCGGCTGCGTGCACAATGGCGCGAATTATTCAAGACCTTCGACGCCGTGATCTGCCCGATCATGCCGACGCCGGCCTATCCGCACGACCATTCGCCGGAGCAGGAGCAGCGGCGCATCAAGATCGACGGCGAGGAGCACGTCTATCCCGACCAGCTTGCCTGGCCCGGCATCGCCACGCTGCCCGGCCTGCCCTCGACCGCGATCCCGACCGGCTTTGCGCCAGACGGGCTGCCGGTCGGCGTCCAGATCGTCGGCCCGTGGCTGGAGGACCGCACGCCACTCAAACTCGCCGAGCTGATCGAGCGCGAGTTCGGCGGCTTCACACCGCCGCCTCTGTTTGATGATTAA
- a CDS encoding nuclear transport factor 2 family protein, producing the protein MSNDMEELTALNRDYVASVQNCDVKRFDEILAPDFYCSNPDKTLVDRAGFLEQTARPIAIRNLRAHDVIIRIMGDFAIIHASTSYTSADGQQTTGRYTDCWAKQNGNWLAVSAHVSR; encoded by the coding sequence ATGAGTAACGACATGGAGGAGCTTACCGCACTCAACCGCGACTACGTCGCGTCCGTGCAGAACTGCGACGTCAAGCGTTTCGACGAGATCCTGGCGCCGGATTTCTATTGCTCCAATCCCGACAAGACGCTGGTCGATCGCGCGGGCTTCCTGGAACAGACGGCGCGGCCAATCGCGATCCGGAACTTGCGCGCGCACGACGTCATCATCCGCATCATGGGCGATTTCGCGATCATCCACGCCTCGACCAGCTACACCTCCGCCGACGGCCAGCAGACCACCGGCCGCTACACCGACTGCTGGGCCAAGCAGAACGGAAATTGGCTCGCGGTGTCGGCACATGTGTCGCGATGA
- a CDS encoding Zn-dependent alcohol dehydrogenase, with translation MKAAVLYEVNQPLIIEDVSLPKPGPREVLIRTAVAGLCHSDLHFMEGLYPHPLPAVLGHESAGVVEQVGSDVTYVKPGDHVVTCLSVFCGTCDNCTTGRTVLCTDTTVKMLPGASNRMQWSKPEKLHQFLNLSSFAEQMLVHENAIVKIRKDMPLELAALIGCGVITGYGAVVNTAKVQAGETVAVIGCGGVGMAAINGAQIAGAGRIIAIDTNPAKLQLATKLGATDIINPADGDVVQQVRDRTNGGVHHSFEVLGRKETAEQAFGMLAAGGTATIVGMIPFGQKIELHGFDFLRERKIQGSSMGSNHFRVDMPRLVDFYLRGRLHLEDWISAKLKLSEINEGFANMKAGKTLRSVIVFDS, from the coding sequence ATGAAGGCCGCCGTCCTCTATGAAGTCAACCAGCCGCTCATCATCGAGGATGTCAGCCTGCCGAAGCCGGGCCCGCGCGAGGTGCTGATCCGCACGGCGGTGGCCGGCCTCTGCCACTCCGATCTGCACTTCATGGAAGGCCTCTATCCGCATCCGCTGCCTGCGGTGCTCGGCCACGAGTCCGCCGGCGTGGTCGAGCAGGTGGGCTCCGACGTCACCTATGTGAAGCCGGGCGACCACGTCGTCACGTGCCTTTCGGTGTTCTGCGGCACCTGCGACAACTGCACCACCGGCCGCACCGTGCTCTGCACGGATACGACCGTGAAGATGCTGCCGGGCGCCTCAAACCGGATGCAATGGTCGAAGCCGGAGAAGCTGCATCAGTTCCTCAACCTGTCCTCCTTCGCCGAGCAGATGCTGGTGCACGAGAACGCGATCGTGAAGATTCGCAAGGACATGCCGCTGGAGCTCGCGGCGCTGATCGGCTGCGGCGTCATCACCGGCTACGGCGCCGTGGTGAACACTGCAAAGGTCCAGGCCGGCGAGACCGTGGCGGTGATCGGCTGCGGCGGCGTCGGCATGGCTGCGATCAACGGCGCGCAGATCGCGGGTGCCGGCCGCATCATCGCCATCGACACCAATCCGGCAAAACTCCAGCTTGCGACCAAGCTGGGTGCGACCGACATCATCAATCCCGCCGACGGCGACGTCGTGCAGCAGGTGCGCGACCGCACCAACGGCGGCGTGCATCATTCCTTCGAGGTGCTCGGCCGCAAGGAGACTGCGGAGCAGGCCTTCGGCATGCTCGCCGCGGGCGGCACCGCCACCATCGTCGGCATGATCCCGTTCGGGCAGAAGATCGAGCTGCACGGCTTCGACTTCCTGCGCGAGCGCAAGATCCAGGGCTCGTCGATGGGCTCGAACCATTTCCGCGTCGACATGCCCCGCCTGGTCGATTTTTACCTGCGCGGCCGGCTCCATCTGGAGGACTGGATCTCGGCCAAGCTGAAGCTGTCGGAGATCAACGAAGGTTTTGCCAACATGAAGGCCGGCAAGACGCTGCGCAGTGTGATCGTATTCGATAGTTAG
- a CDS encoding acyl-CoA dehydrogenase family protein: MHQPIRSHQADAAAGQGLLAPDTSGMNFYRADPALTDLLRIHLPDALFRHIEPHLDRLGELAGGYLDECARLADRHTPVLHQRDKFGRDVQWIEYHPAYRELEKAAFGEFGIHALSIRKGIMGWPDKYPVVAKHAFTFLFNQTEFGMGCPINVTDGCAKLLANFGDEALKAKYLDGLTQTDMNKLTQGGQFMTEKEGGSDVGTLTTRAVQEGDHWRLYGEKWFCSNADAKVVMLLARPEGAGPGTRGVGLFLMPRFLDDGSQNHYRIVRLKDKLGTRSMASGEIKLEGAIAYAVGKLDRGFVQMAEMVNSSRLSNGVKSTALMRRAYHDAMTVARNRVVFGNRIIDLPLGRRQMLKIMLPVEQALSMSFLTADALDRAEAGSQDAAALLRILTPTLKFRATRDARKVCGDALEMRGGIGYIEEFATARLLRDAHLGSIWEGTGNIVAIDALKRAVGRHGAESALAADLHARLDDSASVPQAWRDRLRGLADRAVGFAREVAGKADNEADARRATSLLYHVASAVVLAWEAHRIHEARGDARRLLLSRLVIDHRVSPTDPFRLTENAAQQKIAALLLGDRAAGMSEVGELVLAA, translated from the coding sequence ATGCATCAGCCCATCAGATCGCATCAGGCAGATGCAGCGGCAGGCCAGGGCCTGCTCGCGCCCGATACCAGCGGCATGAATTTCTACCGCGCCGATCCGGCGCTGACGGATCTGTTGCGTATTCATCTGCCGGACGCGTTGTTCCGTCACATCGAGCCGCACCTCGACCGGCTCGGCGAGCTTGCCGGCGGCTATCTCGACGAATGCGCACGCCTCGCCGACCGGCACACGCCGGTGCTGCATCAGCGCGACAAGTTTGGCCGCGACGTGCAGTGGATCGAGTATCATCCGGCCTATCGCGAGCTGGAGAAGGCGGCCTTCGGCGAGTTCGGCATTCACGCGCTCTCGATCCGCAAGGGCATCATGGGCTGGCCGGACAAATATCCTGTCGTGGCCAAGCACGCCTTCACCTTCCTGTTCAACCAGACCGAATTCGGCATGGGCTGCCCGATCAACGTCACTGACGGCTGCGCCAAACTGCTCGCGAATTTCGGCGACGAGGCGCTGAAGGCGAAATATCTCGACGGCCTGACCCAGACCGACATGAACAAGCTGACCCAGGGTGGTCAGTTCATGACCGAGAAGGAGGGCGGCTCGGACGTCGGCACGCTGACGACACGCGCGGTGCAGGAGGGCGACCACTGGCGGCTCTACGGCGAAAAGTGGTTCTGCTCGAATGCGGACGCGAAAGTCGTCATGCTGCTGGCGCGTCCCGAAGGCGCCGGTCCCGGCACGCGCGGCGTCGGCCTGTTCCTGATGCCGAGGTTCCTCGACGACGGCTCGCAAAATCACTACCGGATCGTGCGGCTGAAGGACAAGCTCGGCACCCGCTCGATGGCGTCCGGCGAGATCAAGCTCGAAGGCGCGATCGCCTATGCGGTCGGCAAGCTTGATCGCGGCTTCGTGCAGATGGCCGAGATGGTGAACTCGTCGCGGCTCTCCAACGGCGTCAAATCGACCGCCTTGATGCGCCGCGCCTATCATGATGCGATGACGGTGGCCAGGAACCGCGTGGTGTTCGGCAACCGCATCATCGACCTGCCGCTCGGGCGCCGGCAGATGCTGAAGATCATGTTGCCGGTCGAGCAGGCGCTGTCGATGAGCTTCCTCACCGCCGACGCGCTCGACCGCGCCGAAGCGGGAAGCCAGGATGCCGCGGCGCTACTGCGCATCCTCACCCCGACGCTGAAATTCCGTGCCACGCGCGATGCCCGCAAGGTGTGCGGCGACGCGCTCGAGATGCGCGGCGGCATCGGCTATATCGAGGAGTTCGCCACCGCCCGCCTGCTGCGCGATGCGCATCTCGGTTCGATCTGGGAAGGCACCGGCAACATCGTCGCGATCGATGCGCTCAAGCGCGCCGTCGGCCGCCATGGCGCCGAATCCGCGCTCGCCGCCGATCTGCATGCCCGGCTCGACGACAGCGCTTCCGTGCCGCAAGCCTGGCGCGACCGCCTGCGTGGCCTCGCCGATCGCGCGGTCGGCTTTGCGCGCGAGGTCGCCGGCAAGGCCGACAACGAGGCGGATGCACGCCGCGCCACGAGCCTGCTCTATCACGTCGCAAGCGCGGTCGTGCTCGCCTGGGAGGCGCACCGCATCCACGAGGCGCGCGGCGATGCACGCCGGCTGCTGCTCTCGCGCCTCGTGATCGATCATCGTGTGTCGCCAACCGATCCGTTCCGGCTCACGGAAAATGCCGCGCAGCAGAAGATTGCCGCGCTGCTGCTGGGTGATCGTGCGGCCGGCATGAGCGAGGTTGGCGAACTGGTTCTGGCAGCGTAG
- a CDS encoding SDR family oxidoreductase, which produces MDHPKYKIALIVGAGEGLSASLARLLSAQGLRVALAARKIEKLGALCTETGAKAYACNATEPDEVERLFGLVEREIGTPDLVIYNASGRTRGPFVDLVPADVAQSIAVSAYGGFLVAQQAARRMLPNKHGAILFTGASASVKGYAQSAPFAMGKFALRGLAQSVARELSPQGIHVAHFVIDGGIRSAVRTEPEDKPDSMLDPDAIAQSYWNVLQQPRSAWSWELELRPWVEKF; this is translated from the coding sequence ATGGATCACCCAAAGTACAAGATCGCGCTGATCGTCGGCGCCGGCGAGGGATTGAGCGCTTCGCTGGCACGGCTGCTGTCCGCCCAGGGACTGCGCGTCGCGCTCGCCGCGCGAAAGATCGAGAAGCTCGGCGCGCTCTGCACCGAGACCGGCGCGAAGGCCTATGCCTGCAATGCGACGGAGCCGGACGAGGTCGAGCGCCTGTTTGGCCTCGTCGAACGCGAGATCGGCACGCCTGACCTCGTGATCTACAATGCCAGCGGCCGGACTCGCGGCCCGTTCGTCGACCTGGTGCCCGCGGATGTCGCGCAATCGATCGCGGTCAGCGCCTATGGCGGGTTCCTGGTGGCGCAGCAGGCGGCGAGGCGCATGCTGCCCAACAAGCATGGCGCCATCCTGTTCACGGGCGCATCCGCCAGCGTCAAGGGTTATGCCCAGTCCGCCCCGTTCGCGATGGGCAAGTTCGCGCTGCGCGGGCTCGCGCAGAGCGTGGCGCGAGAATTGTCGCCGCAGGGTATCCACGTCGCGCATTTCGTCATCGACGGCGGCATCCGCAGCGCGGTACGCACCGAGCCCGAGGACAAGCCGGATTCGATGCTCGATCCCGATGCGATCGCACAGAGCTATTGGAACGTGTTGCAGCAGCCGCGCAGCGCCTGGAGCTGGGAGCTCGAGTTGCGGCCCTGGGTGGAGAAGTTTTGA
- a CDS encoding enoyl-CoA hydratase: MTTESTIDTGTSELLCVIRDRVAVITLNRPEARNSLSDALTPALRTMIRTCGEDPNVGALLITGAGEAFCAGGNVKGMGAHRDKAKLEMSFDDRVADLQERQRLLTGALVSVRKPTIAALPGPAVGAGLAIAMACDIRIAAQSAFVATGYARVALSGDYGIAWLLTRLVGTARARELMFTGDKVDAARCEAIGLVNRVVPDDRLQTEAFTLAKSLAEGPRLALRYMKDNLDEALLFDFETARDHEAGRLIRLTTTADHKEAVQAFIDKRKPVFTGK; encoded by the coding sequence ATGACCACCGAATCCACCATCGACACCGGCACCAGCGAACTCCTTTGCGTCATCCGCGACCGCGTCGCGGTGATCACGCTGAACCGGCCGGAGGCGCGCAATTCGCTGTCGGACGCGCTGACCCCGGCGCTGCGCACGATGATCCGAACCTGCGGCGAGGATCCGAATGTCGGCGCACTCCTGATCACCGGCGCGGGCGAAGCGTTCTGCGCCGGCGGCAACGTCAAGGGCATGGGCGCGCATCGCGACAAGGCCAAGCTAGAGATGTCCTTTGACGACAGGGTCGCTGATCTGCAGGAGCGGCAGCGACTGCTCACCGGCGCGCTCGTGTCGGTGCGCAAGCCGACGATCGCGGCCCTGCCGGGACCCGCCGTCGGCGCGGGGCTCGCGATTGCGATGGCCTGCGACATCCGCATCGCCGCGCAATCGGCCTTCGTCGCCACCGGCTACGCCCGCGTCGCGCTCAGCGGCGACTACGGCATCGCATGGCTATTGACGCGACTGGTCGGCACCGCGCGGGCGCGTGAGCTGATGTTCACCGGCGACAAGGTCGATGCTGCGAGGTGCGAGGCGATAGGCCTCGTCAACCGCGTCGTGCCCGACGACAGACTGCAGACTGAGGCGTTCACGCTGGCAAAATCGCTCGCCGAAGGCCCGCGCCTCGCGCTGCGCTACATGAAGGACAATCTCGACGAGGCCCTGCTGTTCGATTTCGAGACCGCCCGCGACCATGAGGCCGGGCGGCTGATCCGCCTAACCACGACGGCCGATCACAAGGAGGCGGTGCAAGCCTTCATCGACAAGCGCAAGCCGGTGTTCACGGGGAAGTAA
- a CDS encoding GNAT family N-acetyltransferase: protein MSSLRLDDLKQYSDTLRTRHGEALTVRFVEPRDTDELQHYFRSLSTRSRYNRFFGAISELPKGLLHDFLQVGERERFTIVASLMIDGFETIVAEARYAFHAGTATLEFGLSVDDRWQGYGIGSALLKNLECRAAALGADHMFGDTLRSNDTMISLARKSGFAFTNHPDDWKLVRFDKEITVAPKEIPCASWRLAALSRQAASPSAAA from the coding sequence ATGAGCAGTCTTCGCCTCGACGATCTCAAGCAATATTCGGATACCCTGCGGACGCGGCATGGCGAGGCCCTGACCGTGCGCTTCGTCGAGCCGCGCGACACCGATGAGCTTCAGCACTATTTCCGCTCCCTCTCGACGCGGTCCCGCTACAACCGCTTCTTCGGTGCGATCAGCGAATTGCCGAAGGGCCTGCTCCACGACTTCCTTCAAGTCGGCGAGCGCGAGCGCTTCACCATCGTCGCAAGCCTGATGATCGACGGCTTCGAGACCATCGTCGCCGAGGCACGCTACGCTTTCCATGCCGGGACCGCGACACTCGAATTCGGCCTGTCGGTCGATGACCGCTGGCAGGGCTACGGGATCGGCAGCGCGCTGCTCAAGAACCTGGAATGCCGCGCGGCCGCGCTCGGCGCCGACCACATGTTCGGTGATACACTACGCTCCAACGACACCATGATCTCGCTCGCGCGCAAATCCGGCTTTGCCTTCACCAATCACCCGGACGACTGGAAGCTGGTGCGCTTCGACAAGGAGATCACGGTCGCGCCGAAGGAGATTCCCTGCGCAAGCTGGCGCCTCGCCGCTCTTTCCCGTCAGGCCGCAAGCCCCTCAGCCGCGGCCTGA
- a CDS encoding DUF1127 domain-containing protein, whose translation MSTCTTNSMTNHHAPGLIEQIGETLHVWHERYRTRRELAQWTTRDLQDVGLSWSDVAFEAGKPFWRA comes from the coding sequence ATGTCTACCTGCACCACAAATTCGATGACAAATCATCATGCACCGGGCCTGATCGAGCAGATCGGCGAAACCCTGCATGTCTGGCACGAGCGCTATCGGACCCGGCGCGAGCTCGCCCAGTGGACCACCCGCGATCTCCAGGACGTCGGCCTGTCCTGGAGCGATGTTGCCTTTGAGGCTGGGAAACCCTTCTGGCGGGCCTGA
- a CDS encoding transcriptional regulator GcvA, giving the protein MTARLPSLNGLRAFEAAARHLSFTLAAAELNVTQTAISHQIRRLEEELGIRLFIRQNRALALTPDARDYLPGVRAAFNDLRLATDRLLRKDDDKALTVSTLASLAAKWLLPRLTDFQEAHPGIDVRITTSTSLVDFQRDNVDAAIRYGRGQWPGLRADWLMADELFPVCSPSLLRGDKPLRRPEDLRDHPLLHTSNANSDDWRLWLTAAGLPADLAKQPGITFDMIFMTIQAAIDGIGVAMGRTSYVQDDIAKGRLVVPFKIALPADAGFYLVAPDGGRDAPKLAAFRQWVVAAAQNKA; this is encoded by the coding sequence ATGACTGCCAGATTGCCTTCCCTGAACGGATTGCGGGCGTTCGAGGCCGCTGCGCGCCATCTCAGCTTCACGCTGGCCGCGGCCGAGCTGAACGTGACGCAGACGGCGATCAGCCATCAGATCCGGCGGCTCGAGGAAGAGCTCGGCATTCGCCTGTTTATCCGTCAGAACCGCGCGCTGGCGCTGACGCCGGACGCGCGCGATTACCTGCCCGGCGTCCGCGCCGCCTTCAACGATCTCAGGCTCGCGACCGACCGGCTGCTGCGCAAGGACGACGACAAGGCGCTGACGGTCTCGACGCTGGCCTCGCTGGCCGCGAAATGGCTGTTGCCGCGGCTGACCGATTTCCAGGAGGCGCATCCCGGCATCGACGTGCGCATCACCACCTCGACCAGCCTCGTCGACTTCCAGCGCGACAATGTCGATGCGGCGATCCGCTATGGCCGCGGCCAGTGGCCGGGCCTGCGCGCCGACTGGCTGATGGCTGACGAGCTGTTCCCGGTGTGCAGCCCGTCGCTGCTCCGCGGCGACAAGCCGCTGCGTCGGCCGGAGGACCTGAGAGACCATCCGCTGCTGCACACATCGAACGCCAACAGCGACGATTGGCGGCTCTGGCTGACGGCCGCCGGCCTGCCGGCCGATCTCGCCAAGCAGCCCGGCATCACCTTCGACATGATCTTCATGACCATCCAGGCCGCGATCGACGGCATCGGCGTGGCGATGGGGCGGACGTCCTATGTCCAGGACGACATCGCCAAGGGCCGCCTCGTGGTCCCCTTCAAGATCGCGCTACCGGCGGATGCCGGCTTCTATCTGGTCGCGCCGGACGGCGGCCGCGACGCGCCGAAGCTCGCTGCCTTCCGCCAATGGGTGGTCGCTGCAGCGCAGAATAAAGCCTGA